From a region of the Teredinibacter turnerae genome:
- a CDS encoding anhydro-N-acetylmuramic acid kinase codes for MAEAKSLFIGLMSGTSADSIDAGLVEFSENSFRLLATYDLPYDPRTRQKIFDLARPGDNEIDRMGALDRQLGMLFAKAVNQLLEENQLQPAQITAIGSHGQTIRHRTHSAGTPEQFSLQIGDPNTIAQLTGITTVADFRRRDMAASGQGAPLAPTFHHAMFSSQQENRCILNIGGMANITYLPSDGSVLGYDTGPGNALMDAWINKFGTKRFDKNGEWAGDGKINHELLDTLLSHSFFKMPAPKSTGREDFNVHWVNQAVEATITPFTPQDVQATLTELTAITIADAIRHSCVTGTHIYACGGGVHNSVLFARLAELLPGYALSTTDDLGLHPDWVEAVAFAWLAMRTLNKLPGNLPAVTGADQPLILGGVYFA; via the coding sequence ATGGCAGAGGCGAAAAGCCTTTTTATTGGCCTGATGTCCGGCACCAGTGCCGACTCAATCGATGCGGGACTGGTCGAATTTAGCGAAAACTCATTTCGCCTCCTGGCCACATACGATCTTCCCTACGATCCCCGCACCCGCCAAAAAATATTTGACCTGGCGCGCCCGGGCGACAATGAAATCGACCGCATGGGCGCCTTGGATCGCCAACTGGGCATGTTGTTCGCTAAAGCGGTCAACCAGCTATTGGAGGAAAATCAGCTTCAACCGGCACAGATTACCGCCATTGGCAGTCATGGACAGACCATTCGCCACAGAACACACAGTGCCGGAACCCCCGAACAGTTTTCACTTCAGATCGGTGACCCGAACACGATCGCTCAGCTCACAGGCATCACCACAGTCGCCGATTTCCGGCGTCGAGACATGGCCGCCAGCGGACAAGGAGCACCGCTCGCACCCACCTTCCATCACGCCATGTTTTCGAGTCAGCAGGAAAACCGATGTATTCTGAACATAGGTGGCATGGCGAACATTACATACCTGCCATCGGATGGCAGTGTCCTCGGTTACGATACGGGCCCAGGCAACGCATTGATGGACGCCTGGATTAACAAGTTCGGCACTAAGCGTTTCGACAAGAATGGTGAATGGGCGGGTGACGGCAAGATAAATCACGAGCTGCTCGACACATTGCTTAGCCACTCGTTTTTCAAAATGCCCGCCCCCAAAAGCACTGGCAGAGAAGATTTCAACGTACATTGGGTTAACCAGGCCGTTGAAGCGACTATCACGCCGTTTACCCCGCAGGATGTACAGGCAACACTCACGGAACTCACCGCTATCACCATTGCCGACGCCATTCGTCATTCTTGTGTAACCGGCACCCATATCTACGCTTGTGGCGGCGGGGTGCACAACAGCGTGCTCTTTGCCCGCCTGGCGGAACTCCTGCCTGGCTACGCGCTATCCACCACCGACGATTTGGGATTACACCCGGATTGGGTTGAAGCGGTGGCATTTGCGTGGCTGGCGATGCGCACCCTGAACAAACTGCCAGGCAACCTTCCTGCCGTTACAGGAGCCGATCAACCACTCATTTTGGGCGGCGTTTATTTCGCTTGA
- a CDS encoding OapA family protein has product MHLVVVGGLSLALATTLMLPSKETQAKRQQEIVIPALAEALETADHVGPTVEPEPTAPIEPETILREEIVKSGDNLSLLFKRAGLTDRDMMEVLAAENGKKLAALYPGHTVAFTLSSDGKLEGLTYTKDRLNSFSFTRADNLFTYSEQKRTPDVQISTRSGVITESLFLAGKEAQLDDRLVMELASIFGWDIDFVLDIRQGDSFKVAYEESYIDGEKIGNGNIVAAEFTNQNKTYRAVRYEDANGNVQYYTPAGDTMRKEFLRTPIEFARISSPFNLKRKHPVLNKIRAHKGTDYAAARGTPIKAAGDGKVIFAGRKGGYGNVVIIQHGQTYKTLYAHISKFRRGIRSGARVKQGQTIAYVGSTGLATGPHLHYEFYVNGSVRNPVTVKLPKAKAIAKAELPRFLSATQPLLAELDPTPGSTKLADSHTISTTKNL; this is encoded by the coding sequence ATGCATCTAGTTGTGGTAGGCGGCTTGTCTTTGGCGCTGGCAACCACGCTGATGCTGCCGAGTAAAGAAACCCAGGCAAAACGCCAGCAGGAAATTGTGATTCCCGCCTTAGCAGAAGCACTGGAAACCGCTGACCACGTGGGGCCTACCGTCGAGCCGGAGCCCACTGCCCCGATCGAGCCCGAAACCATCTTGCGCGAGGAAATCGTAAAATCCGGGGACAACCTTTCTTTGCTCTTCAAGCGCGCCGGGCTCACCGACCGAGATATGATGGAAGTGCTCGCGGCAGAAAACGGTAAGAAGCTCGCAGCCTTGTACCCAGGCCACACCGTAGCGTTTACGCTCTCTAGCGACGGTAAGCTCGAAGGCCTTACCTACACCAAGGATCGCCTCAACAGTTTCAGTTTTACCCGTGCCGACAACCTGTTCACCTATAGCGAACAAAAACGCACACCTGACGTTCAAATTTCTACCCGCTCCGGGGTAATCACCGAATCACTGTTTCTCGCCGGTAAAGAGGCGCAGCTTGACGATCGCCTGGTGATGGAGCTTGCCAGCATATTTGGCTGGGATATCGATTTCGTGTTGGATATCCGCCAGGGCGACAGTTTCAAGGTCGCCTACGAGGAAAGCTATATTGATGGTGAAAAAATTGGCAACGGCAACATAGTCGCCGCGGAATTTACCAACCAAAACAAAACCTACCGGGCCGTTCGCTATGAGGATGCCAACGGTAACGTTCAGTACTACACACCCGCAGGCGATACCATGCGCAAGGAGTTCTTGCGCACCCCCATCGAATTCGCCCGTATCAGTTCACCGTTCAATTTGAAGCGTAAACATCCGGTACTCAATAAAATTCGTGCTCATAAGGGCACAGACTACGCCGCCGCGCGCGGTACCCCGATTAAAGCTGCCGGCGATGGCAAGGTGATCTTTGCTGGCCGCAAAGGTGGATACGGCAACGTCGTTATTATCCAGCATGGGCAAACCTACAAAACGCTGTACGCCCATATCAGTAAATTTCGCAGAGGTATCCGGTCTGGAGCCCGTGTCAAACAGGGCCAGACAATTGCTTATGTGGGGTCAACGGGGCTGGCAACCGGGCCTCACCTGCACTACGAATTTTACGTAAACGGCTCGGTTCGCAACCCTGTTACTGTTAAGCTACCAAAAGCCAAGGCTATTGCCAAAGCCGAGCTGCCGCGTTTTCTCAGCGCAACCCAGCCGCTGCTGGCCGAGTTGGACCCTACCCCGGGCAGCACAAAACTCGCAGACAGCCATACAATAAGCACGACGAAGAATTTATAA
- a CDS encoding SOS response-associated peptidase codes for MCGRFANHVQDMHRWVSILKHWPANIEHGEPVAPTGFNIAPTQRVPVVCAAGTYAMRWGLVPSWSKDASPKFATFNARIETVADKPTFRSAWNAKRRCLVPILGYYEWVQSGDGKQPYFVRQQPGGEILAMAGLWEQRGDMVSFTVLTEPASGNMGELHHRMPVFLNIENARPWLEGTYEFAPLSHGELRADLSFYPVSKRVNKASEAGASLLDPLSDDGPDQAK; via the coding sequence ATGTGTGGACGGTTTGCCAATCACGTTCAGGATATGCACCGTTGGGTTTCTATTTTAAAGCATTGGCCGGCGAACATAGAACATGGTGAGCCGGTTGCACCCACAGGTTTTAATATAGCACCTACACAGAGGGTGCCTGTGGTATGCGCAGCCGGGACATACGCGATGCGCTGGGGACTGGTGCCATCGTGGTCTAAAGATGCCAGCCCTAAATTCGCAACTTTTAATGCCCGGATAGAAACAGTTGCTGACAAACCCACTTTCCGCAGTGCCTGGAACGCCAAGCGACGCTGCCTGGTCCCCATTTTGGGTTATTACGAATGGGTGCAAAGTGGTGATGGAAAGCAGCCGTACTTTGTGAGACAGCAACCTGGCGGGGAAATTCTTGCTATGGCGGGTTTATGGGAGCAGCGAGGAGATATGGTGTCGTTTACCGTGTTAACCGAGCCTGCGTCCGGGAATATGGGCGAGCTGCATCATCGTATGCCGGTTTTTCTTAATATAGAAAACGCTCGCCCATGGCTAGAGGGAACCTACGAATTTGCACCGCTTTCACACGGAGAGCTGCGAGCGGATCTCAGCTTTTACCCGGTGAGTAAACGGGTGAACAAAGCGAGTGAAGCCGGCGCCAGCCTGCTTGACCCGCTGAGCGACGATGGGCCTGATCAAGCGAAATAA